Below is a genomic region from Emys orbicularis isolate rEmyOrb1 chromosome 15 unlocalized genomic scaffold, rEmyOrb1.hap1 SUPER_15_unloc_1, whole genome shotgun sequence.
GGCACACAGGCCACGGGGACGCCAGTACCCGTCCAGCCGTGCCAGGTACTCGGGGTTCATGAAGACGGCGCGGGCCGGGGAGCCGAAGTCCTCCAGGGCGTAGAGTGCCTGGAACGAGACCGTGCTCTGGCCGACAAAGCTGAAGGCCgggatgaggagcagtggggccccaTAGACACCCACCACCTCCGCGAAGGGCCGGCGCCAGCGGCTCAGACCCCTGAACCTGCGGGCAGGGAAAGACGCCCGTCAGACGCTGTCCTGGCACGGCCCGTCCCCCAGCGCCAGTCCCCGTTCCCCTCCCACGGCCGTCCCATCGCTcagtctcctctgccccaatcccacGGTGACTCTATGGCTGACCAGAGAGCTGGGGGTCTGGGACTTCTCTGCCCCCGATTCCCCGGTGACCCTATGGCCGACtggagagctgggggctgggcctCCTCTGACCCCGATCCCCCAGTGACCCTATGGCCGACtggagagctgggggctgggactgGGCCTTCTCTGACCCCGATCCCCCAGTGACCC
It encodes:
- the LOC135894848 gene encoding LOW QUALITY PROTEIN: alpha-2,8-sialyltransferase 8E-like (The sequence of the model RefSeq protein was modified relative to this genomic sequence to represent the inferred CDS: deleted 1 base in 1 codon) is translated as SFPARRFRGLSRWRRPFAEVVGVYGAPLLLIPAFSFVGQSTVSFQALYALEDFGSPARAVFMNPEYLARLDGYWRPRGLCAKRLSSGFMLVNAALELCQHLTLYGFWPFPTNPEGQPLSHHYYDNQPSKPGVHAMPDEFTRYLGMHLQGALRLHLGHCW